One Bombina bombina isolate aBomBom1 chromosome 5, aBomBom1.pri, whole genome shotgun sequence DNA segment encodes these proteins:
- the LOC128659877 gene encoding oocyte zinc finger protein XlCOF6-like isoform X5, producing MNSYVLGSLRMIPQTPIVSDTNGYSQTLGIAQQIFKEDGELAGTSKQSLCTESNLVIKQEDNIYDLSSGIIISEDKPHTFTEFSKHIKEGKSLQSSQMIHTKEKPFKSTESEKSFRWKSNLLEHHKIHTGEKPYTCTECGKCFTQMDHLKTHKKIHSGEKPFTCTECGKSFTRMYCLKTHERTHSGEKPFTCTECGKSFAEKSYLKTHERIHTGEKPFTCTECGKSFAEKSYLKTHERIHTGEKPFTCTECGKSFTEKSHLKRHERIHTGEKPFPCTECGTCFTEKRHLKKHEKIHTGEKPFTCIECGKSFTVKSSLKTHERIHTGEKPFTCTECGKCFTVKSSLKTHERIHTGEKPFTCTECGKSFAEKFNLKKHEKIHTGEKPFTCTECGKSFTEKSSLETHERSHTGEKPFTCTECGKSFTERSHLKRHERIHTGEKPFTCTECGKSFTEKGHLKSHERIHTGENPFTCTECGKSFTEKFNLKKHEKIHTGEKPFTCTECGKSFTEKSSLETHERSHTGEKPFTCTECGKSFTERSHLKRHELIHTGEKPFPCTECGTCFTEKSHLKSHKRIHTGDKPFTCTECGKCFTVKCSLKTHERIHTGEKPFTCTECGKSFTQMYCLKTHERTHSGEKPFTCTECGKSFTRMYCLKTHERTHSGEKPFTCTECGKCFTVKSNLKTHERIHTGEKPFTCTECGKSFKENSSLETHERIHTGEKPFTCTECGKSFTHMSNLKNHERIHKGRNLSNV from the exons atgaactcatatgtgttag GAAGCCTCAGAATGATACCACAAACTCCAATAGTCTCAGACACCAAtggctattcacaaacattggggatagcacagcagatatttaaagaagatggtgaattggcaggaacttcgaagcaatcattatgtacagagagtaatttagtcatcaaacaagaggacaacatttatgacttatctagtggaattattatttcagaggataaaccacacacatttactgagttttcaaaacatattaaagaagggaaaagtctacagtctagccaaatgattcatacaaaggagaaacctttcaaatctacagaaagtgagaaaagctttagatggaagtctaatttactagaacaccacaaaattcacacaggtgagaaaccatacacatgtactgagtgcggcaaatgttttacacaaatggatcatctgaaaactcataaaaagattcactcaggagaaaagcctttcacatgtacagagtgtggaaaaagttttacacgaatgtattgtctgaaaactcatgaaaggactcactcaggagaaaagcctttcacatgtacagaatgtggaaaaagttttgcagaaaagagttatctgaaaactcatgaaaggattcacacaggagaaaagcctttcacatgtacagagtgtggaaaaagttttgcagaaaagagttatctgaaaactcatgaaaggattcacacaggagaaaagcctttcacatgtacagagtgtggaaaaagttttacagaaaagagtcatctgaaacgtcatgaaaggattcacacaggagaaaaacctttcccatgtacagagtgtggaacatgttttacagaaaagaggcatctgaaaaagcatgaaaagattcacacaggagaaaagcctttcacatgtatagagtgtggaaaaagttttacagtaaagagtagtctgaaaactcatgaaaggattcacacaggggaaaagcctttcacatgtacagagtgtggaaaatgttttacagtaaagagtagtctgaaaactcatgaaaggattcacacaggggaaaagcctttcacatgtacagagtgtggaaaaagttttgcagaAAAGtttaatctgaaaaagcatgaaaagattcacacaggggaaaagcctttcacatgtacagagtgtggaaaaagttttacagaaaagagtagtctggaaactcatgaaaggagtcacacaggagaaaagcctttcacatgtacagagtgtggaaaaagttttacagaaaggaGTCATCTGAaacgtcatgaaaggattcacacaggggaaaagcctttcacatgtacagagtgtgggaaaagttttacagaaaagggtcatctgaaaagtcatgaaaggattcacacaggggaaaatcctttcacatgtacagagtgtggaaaaagttttacagaaaagtttaatctgaaaaagcatgaaaagattcacacaggagaaaagcctttcacatgtacagagtgtggaaaaagttttacagaaaagagtagtctggaaactcatgaaaggagtcacacaggagaaaagcctttcacatgtacagagtgtggaaaaagttttacagaaaggaGTCATCTGAAACGTCATGAattgattcacacaggagaaaaacctttcccatgtacagagtgtggaacatgttttacagaaaagagtcatctgaaaagtcacaaaaggattcacacaggagacaagcctttcacatgtacagagtgtggaaaatgttttacagtaaagtgtagtctgaaaactcatgaaaggattcacacaggagaaaagcctttcacatgtacagagtgtggaaaaagttttacacaaatgtattgtctgaaaactcatgaaaggactcactcaggagaaaagcctttcacatgtacagagtgcggaaaaagttttacacgaatgtattgtctgaaaactcatgaaaggactcactcaggagaaaagcctttcacatgtacagagtgtggaaaatgttttacagtaaagagtaatctgaaaactcatgaaaggattcacacaggagaaaagcctttcacatgtacagagtgtggaaaaagttttaaagaAAATAGTAGTCtggaaactcatgaaaggattcacacaggagaaaagcctttcacatgtacagagtgtggaaaaagttttacacatatgagtaatctgaaaaaccatgaaaggattcacaagggaagaaacctttcaaatgtttag